In one Oncorhynchus gorbuscha isolate QuinsamMale2020 ecotype Even-year unplaced genomic scaffold, OgorEven_v1.0 Un_scaffold_5753, whole genome shotgun sequence genomic region, the following are encoded:
- the LOC124018740 gene encoding zinc finger protein 581-like, which produces MTVSPQTFNRGDPGGGRAVAIVEPTSSVSTGFLRSAQDSSRPTSRHCNAEDSVGVGSAEHTTVKQKRFSSPLKEKQFSCPMCALVCTDAFILQEHVELHLLEESPAEEAVLGATSSTEAASSSNSSGGKSYECPLCSVVCGDCYSLQEHVELHLDYGTVTSAGMA; this is translated from the exons ATGACTGTATCCCCCCAAACTTTTAATAGGGGGGACCCTGGTGGAGGGCGAGCAGTGGCCATTGTTGAACCCACCTCTTCAGTGTCTACGGGCTTTCTGAGATCAGCTCAGGACTCCAGTAGGCCTACTAGCAGACACTGTAATGCTGAGGACTCTGTGGGAGTGGGATCCGCAGAGCACACCACAGTCAAACAGAAGCGTTTCTCCTCCCCACTTAAAG AGAAGCAGTTTTCCTGTCCTATGTGTGCTCTGGTCTGCACAGATGCCTTCATCCTACAGGAACATGTTGAATTGCACTTGCTAGAAGAGAGCCCAGCTGAAG AGGCTGTCCTGGGGGCCACATCATCAACCGAGGCAGCATCATCCAGCAACAGCTCAG GTGGGAAGAGTTATGAGTGTCCCCTGTGTTCTGTGGTGTGTGGAGACTGCTACTCCCTACAGGAACATGTGGAGCTGCATCTTGACTATGGCACAGTCACTAGTGCAGGTATGGCTTGA